A part of Ursus arctos isolate Adak ecotype North America chromosome X, UrsArc2.0, whole genome shotgun sequence genomic DNA contains:
- the PABIR2 gene encoding PABIR family member 2 isoform X3 — translation MAQEKMELDFEPDTSDGGTLRRSSSAPLIHGLSDLSQVFQPYTFRTRRNSTTIMSRHSLLLSSSPNRVPSSRLHQIKREEGMDMMNRETAHEREVQTAMQISQSWDESLSLSDSDFEKPEKLYSPKRIDFTPVSPAPSPTRGFGKQCFSPSLQMFVSSSGLPPSPVPSPRRFTRRRSQSPVKCIRPSVLGPLKRKGEMETESQPKRLFQGTTSMLSPEAAQLSDLSSWWCYQGEEIPALTRCVEHLQMNE, via the exons ATGGCTCAGGAGAAAATGGAGCTGGACTTTGAGCCTGATACATCTGATGGGGGCACCCTGAGGAGATCCAGCAGTGCTCCCCTGATCCATGGGCTCAG tgaccTTTCACAGGTTTTTCAGCCTTATACCTTTAGAACTCGGAGGAATAGTACAACAATTATGAGCCGTCATAGCCTG tTGCTGTCATCCTCGCCTAACCGTGTTCCTAGTAGCAGACTGCATCAGATCAAAAGG GAGGAGGGCATGGATATGATGAACAGGGAAACTGCACATGAACG ggAAGTGCAGACAGCAATGCAGATAAGCCAATCATGGGATGAGAGCTTGAGCCTG AGTGACAGCGATTTTGAGAAGCCAGAGAAACTATATTCTCCTAAAAGGATTGACTTCACTCCAGTTTCTCCGGCACCGTCACCCACCAGAGGATTTGGAAAG CAATGTTTTTCACCGTCCTTACAAATGTTTGTGAGCAGCAGCGGGCTGCCACCAAGTCCTGTTCCTAGTCCAAGACGCTTTACCCG CAGGAGGAGTCAGAGCCCAGTCAAGTGCATCAGGCCCAGTGTTCTTGGTCCTCTGAAAAGAAAAG GtgaaatggagacagaaagccAGCCCAAGAGGCTCTTCCAAGGCACTACCAGTATGCTGTCTCCGGAGGCTGCGCAACTGTCCGATCTCAGTTCAtg
- the PABIR2 gene encoding PABIR family member 2 isoform X4 produces the protein MAQEKMELDFEPDTSDGGTLRRSSSAPLIHGLSDLSQVFQPYTFRTRRNSTTIMSRHSLLLSSSPNRVPSSRLHQIKREEGMDMMNRETAHEREVQTAMQISQSWDESLSLSDSDFEKPEKLYSPKRIDFTPVSPAPSPTRGFGKQCFSPSLQMFVSSSGLPPSPVPSPRRFTRRSQSPVKCIRPSVLGPLKRKGEMETESQPKRLFQGTTSMLSPEAAQLSDLSSWWCYQGEEIPALTRCVEHLQMNE, from the exons ATGGCTCAGGAGAAAATGGAGCTGGACTTTGAGCCTGATACATCTGATGGGGGCACCCTGAGGAGATCCAGCAGTGCTCCCCTGATCCATGGGCTCAG tgaccTTTCACAGGTTTTTCAGCCTTATACCTTTAGAACTCGGAGGAATAGTACAACAATTATGAGCCGTCATAGCCTG tTGCTGTCATCCTCGCCTAACCGTGTTCCTAGTAGCAGACTGCATCAGATCAAAAGG GAGGAGGGCATGGATATGATGAACAGGGAAACTGCACATGAACG ggAAGTGCAGACAGCAATGCAGATAAGCCAATCATGGGATGAGAGCTTGAGCCTG AGTGACAGCGATTTTGAGAAGCCAGAGAAACTATATTCTCCTAAAAGGATTGACTTCACTCCAGTTTCTCCGGCACCGTCACCCACCAGAGGATTTGGAAAG CAATGTTTTTCACCGTCCTTACAAATGTTTGTGAGCAGCAGCGGGCTGCCACCAAGTCCTGTTCCTAGTCCAAGACGCTTTACCCG GAGGAGTCAGAGCCCAGTCAAGTGCATCAGGCCCAGTGTTCTTGGTCCTCTGAAAAGAAAAG GtgaaatggagacagaaagccAGCCCAAGAGGCTCTTCCAAGGCACTACCAGTATGCTGTCTCCGGAGGCTGCGCAACTGTCCGATCTCAGTTCAtg